A region from the Plasmodium berghei ANKA genome assembly, chromosome: 9 genome encodes:
- a CDS encoding casein kinase II beta chain, putative — translation MNISDSNKDGKDSKSDKSTSWVKWFNSRVISNFLVVVDNEYIEDSFNLYGIKNEISNFNHLLSIITGDAPDDEHAKNSLEKDAICLYSLIHARFITTPKGLSLMKDKYIKGDFGHCSRVSCSQHNVLPIGLFDQIKIAKVHVYCPLCQEIYKIHDDKIYLDGAFFGASFPHIFLQTYPYYSTLKTPSYCTSKIFGFSVYHNYTRTEYKIAKGEFGKISKDNFLKKNPKYLKKLKKEELQIKDA, via the coding sequence ATGAATATTAGTGACTCAAACAAAGATGGGAAGGATTCAAAATCTGATAAAAGTACATCATGGGTAAAATGGTTTAATAGTAGAGTTATAAGTAATTTTTTGGTTGTAGTagataatgaatatatagaagattcttttaatttatatgggatcaaaaatgaaatatcaAATTTTAATCATTTATTATCTATCATTACGGGAGATGCTCCTGATGATGAACATGCAAAAAATTCTTTAGAAAAAGATGCAATATGCTTATATTCTTTAATACATGCACGATTTATTACAACTCCCAAAGGATTATCTTTAATGAAggacaaatatattaaggGAGACTTTGGTCATTGCTCAAGAGTTAGTTGCTCTCAACATAATGTACTTCCAATTGGTTTATTTGatcaaattaaaattgCTAAAGTTCATGTTTATTGTCCTTTATGccaagaaatatataaaatacatgatgataaaatatacttAGATGGTGCATTTTTTGGGGCATCATTTcctcatatttttttacaaacaTATCCATATTATTCTACATTAAAAACACCTTCATATTGCacatcaaaaatatttggaTTTAGTGTTTATCACAATTATACAAGAAcagaatataaaattgcCAAAGGCGaatttggaaaaatatcaaaGGATAACTtccttaaaaaaaatccgaaatatttaaaaaaattaaaaaaggaagAACTTCAAATTAAAGATGcttag
- a CDS encoding actin-like protein, putative has translation MYQNIQTIILDINDGEMRAGYSGECSPRYKSNLILGLPIGHNATLKHTIFPLLPDIKRDNVDLLYGIKYVYSDNNNSKYDINFEAMEKLFEDISGSKALDVNFQDHPILLTEPNKIDSRYREKFTELMFESYNVYQMFLSKRSVLSCYGCARTSGLVLSVEKNCTNLCGMQDGYIFQKHIEEVPIGGELLDRIYFAYLENIKSIQIYPSFCIDKSSNTEKKVNEIKILKCPLVTKPYYLWGSLHVVSKIKEALFNDNQNPSDKKIKTNDSTNINTANNIDSDNNNNNDDVYTLPDGNIIDKRTSNEMKLIFPYIFFRKKYNQNTITKINGDSSLNNMDFNAFYDSLKSLKLPIIYKYNYKINNNNSIIENISDNTMDKASNLCYSDVIENYFEIFDGLQDFIKKGILSFISSNITLDEVLNFLIVTGESTMFHNFVGLLKSYIPYIDTIKGKATKIIYSKGADRKYNTFIGASILSSLGSFPQFCMTKSEYEEHGAKNIIEKKCV, from the coding sequence ATGTACCAAAACATACAAACAATAATTCTGGATATCAATGATGGGGAAATGAGGGCAGGATATTCTGGAGAATGCTCCCCCAGATATAAATCGAATCTAATTTTAGGATTACCTATAGGCCACAATGCAACATTAAAACATACTATATTCCCATTACTTCCAGATATAAAAAGAGATAATGTCGATTTATTATATGgaattaaatatgtatatagtgataataataatagcaaatatgatataaattttgaagCTATGGAAAAGTTATTTGAAGATATATCAGGAAGTAAAGCATTAGATGTAAATTTTCAAGATCATcctattttattaacagAACCTAATAAAATAGATTCTAGGTATAGAGAAAAATTTACAGAATTAATGTTTGAATCATATAATGTATATCAAATGTTTTTATCCAAAAGAAGTGTTCTATCGTGCTATGGATGTGCACGAACATCAGGACTTGTTTTAAgtgtagaaaaaaattgtacAAATTTATGTGGAATGCAAgatggatatatatttcaaaaacaTATAGAAGAAGTGCCAATAGGAGGTGAATTGCTTGAcagaatatattttgcatatttagaaaatattaaaagtaTTCAAATATACCCTTCATTTTGTATTGATAAAAGTTCGAAtactgaaaaaaaagtcaatgaaattaaaattttgaagTGCCCATTAGTTACTAAaccttattatttatggGGTTCGCTTCATGTAGTTAGCAAAATAAAGGAAGCACTATTCAACGACAATCAAAATCCCagtgataaaaaaataaaaacaaatgacTCAACTAATATTAATACCGCTAATAATATCGACAgcgataataataataataatgacgATGTGTATACACTTCCGGATGGAAACATAATAGATAAAAGAACTAGCAATGAAATGAAACTTATATTcccatatatttttttcagaaaaaaatataatcaaaATACTATAACAAAAATCAATGGGGATTCCtcattaaataatatggatTTTAACGCATTTTATGATTCTTTAAAATCTTTAAAACTtccaattatatataaatataattataaaataaataataataattctataATTGAAAACATATCTGATAATACAATGGATAAAGCATCAAATTTATGCTATTCTGATGTAATAGAAAACtattttgaaatttttGATGGCTTACAagattttattaaaaagggaattttatcatttatatcttCAAATATAACTCTTGATGAGgttcttaattttttgattgTAACTGGAGAATCTACAATGTTCCATAACTTTGTTGGGTTGCTAAAATCATATATTCCATATATAGATACAATAAAAGGGAAGGCTACAAAAATCATTTATAGTAAAGGTGCAGATAGAAAATACAACACTTTTATAGGGGCATCTATTTTATCATCTTTGGGATCATTTCCACAATTTTGTATGACCAAAAGTGAATATGAGGAACATGGGgccaaaaatattatcgaaaaaaaatgcgTTTAA
- a CDS encoding CCR4-NOT transcription complex subunit 1, putative produces the protein MNNNFNINLQIEDGITNKYEAEVNGYFAKLYTGEITVNTMIDIMKNLSCSPKGSKNNDIYKSMLLILFNECKFFPKYPVEELDITAQLFGKLIKHNLLISYGNTLSVVLKCILEALKKGSDSKVFNFGITALEQFEDSLICYPAFLSSLIPLPTLRQYNPQYIIHCSELLNTLPEQFRTLPYIDASTILKIKHISEISSYNNISNANISHIPNNDIKKISVTNANNLKNINNLVPHLTTMDGSNQTTTNFITHNNLSDNNIENSVNNNIISEKHNDNNTVNTINNSNRTDNYISNNNQTQFTNLMNNILNQNNNNNFNNINNDNMLLYINNILPNLSNIVDKNTIPPNINNLQAINRNNPLYKNKNPNTNLNAISGINNINNLNSAYNINLLDNNTSANILSAKSNRVYQNKGFINTNEPSHINRDINLVTNNMTQNKNLSSTNLLNNTNQIRMDINIPSGGNNFQNIPINSNIIRKDNNKNENNYTSGIPHSNNKDNVEQINGCIEVFYNQVQLKLPSNLNSKNIIGFGLGQIECLMDNTHISKSIIIPSSVIVGEIFSIFNTLCLLNIDEKIKILKDVMQPEYYSWLAFYIVKSRVSKEVNLHNVFLEFIDKLSYPMLIETIINMTYDYILILFKYINELKEVSAFRTVLKNLGSWLGFITLGRNKPLKSKILDLKLVLFEAYDKDCLVCILPMVCKILESIKLSKSFKPPNPWTTTMLCLLTEIHELPNAKTYIIFEVEVLFKNLSLNIQDYQNKTVLLSRRPPQHNQKNDFNIVDSNNTNSPLLSTNIDIKLHSLKPNIPNFISTNDNNTNSINNVNNNYYNITNWNNANSGIEPNNISENALLEEFENLTKKNNQNNRIINQDKPDYINKNNNQQLLNLKNIISHWNEYNANKNNPLQNDQILVSSFPPPDIKSNNSTTFNKVFDSISKAYNSINEQTLNKIDPNIINNYSIPNSSINANISATSNDHNKMNNSKFFQNLCNATIISPSIALFQIQPNLKKVVPIAVDRSIKEIISAVLERSVTISCITTREIISKDFCLEKDQNIIRKASHIMTASLAASLALATCKEPLRISLTQNLRELLQPTSTKDCNDQVLIEQVVQVLSADNLELGCNLIEQAVIEKAITDINEALAPTLLAKHITNENNKKLNDSVNIMNSKKMQIEFAEILNLGVPITNNQLQIYKDFLNMNPLKKLYSSPKPLTLIYKNADETNSINTQQNDQQSSIITNENTKNDIIPNLGTNINIDYNNINNNLELNPNESNIKIPQQNKPLNTSAISSNLNLNKVLKKLELATNQLKETIKDILMLPPILFNINKKKIIGNINKISLYILYSLSVDDNLFNLIKSIPEIASLTHHKNETIISYTNRICKFLFEIALHNYNKSQQESKLNDMTGIYMEVFLCILEKLKIKCPIAKEHISTCVIKTTMSLLNAPINNTITSNNNNNNKTEEDNVNNIKDSEKNNSLNSMISEISENTPNQKANELNIDNNKTSNNYEQFYKSNANIIAGLIRYNLIDIDQYKIFLENQLANKINNNNAIKFIIFLLKNILIDFHIYRYNYFKNIFDHLNNIIITNSKENIINEPSKINKDIKINNIIDVNANIFYNNNDNPIDIISAINELTKEAKHIQEKTNSVIFSDYFELCDEFSKTDDETEKEDPEPADSPNDDANKTFIKLKVEKVETNSNNPDIESQLNPEVSPKHGETKLENKNKKSKKNKEEQKDDSTTIAKTELNEISLPLSKSKDIPNKNSDLINKKNTENITEKIITDENGINKIEKNKEHINDKNGDIKKNEKKNYKKYLQILMNPQNLTTLTQIIDFCLNKDWNIIQTKKYNDGIRDKGVGGVRIVPKPQKVPKQQQHIISSIFMEWVKLSNIKNIDNPNQIYVKFFQKISSQGLLQINNSDNFFTTCIYKAIEKAELFLDPYSEDFESFQNGESKELFTHVSTNLTNSNYLKANDNNDTKGIESETELPSDLLSKQGAQNENLKREYNENDSNVDKKNQKKTNLIEEETENPSHSKEKDKKKKKKKNEYTDAKSKPTEETEIDKNKDQYNEKQNNETNKYCEDSEDNLTDAVSTNLTFNSNISNYEYSFSDDDNSHYFVNNSDRNSSNANKMKNKKKDTLNFVYSSINKSMTNDSTLNSDKDLEKSKLYSEVLKESCVITDPNKDKADGNNTTKITKNETNNTNLEKEKKRKSESNNQNNLNAKIETQIDDDTKKDLEKRTQITNILDTSSIDALAKMIVSMMKLVDSQKITPYLLLQKVMNIFCRILVYECRKKKNKFNQRSYFRLFLSILIEISKNEKKLESYNKCILALGYYLRILNPLRVPMFVFAWVELISHKLFLPKILQTSKGWYIYNKLIIYLFEFLYGFLKNSYLTQPIKLLYRATLRILLLLLHDFPEFLCVYSFSFCNSIPLNCMQLRNIILSALPRNTKLPNPFNPNLKINLLPEIKTAPVILNNFTFILIDYKIKKNVDEYFITKNLNHLKKIHKKILIKNKVKSFYLKSKYNIPLLNALVLYIGMSLSPEILFFQKNPELHQHPALEIILYLIYKLDMEGKYYLLASITNHLRYPNSHTHFFSSLLLWIFNISKTETIKEQVTGILLERLIVNKPHPWGLLVTFMQLIKNPIFNFWNCSFVRVSPEIETLFNTIANSCMPNKTQNHTTTHNSNNNESNGSNTNNINKANNMTNKPNDSNTSAYQYNLKHEHFPNSEFNKYLSNISNSIQNNKQPILDENKDKIKEFCNNININQLMQNSNEKININNTDLIRKILNSENANFKNHITTNGAATIPHINSIHQYDINSHTNDITNNINPKQNIINNIHTYNINSSNNNNLSNMPFYRDITNLSGTKTNNNSHNNIELSQENQLINNSYYFHDKNIMLDSHLQNNLNQIKRNTRLNTSQIHENNENDSNNIQKHFNFEANNKLTDQNNRDFLNSNHFYDSKPDYYN, from the coding sequence atgaataacaattttaacATAAATCTTCAGATCGAGGATGGAATCACCAATAAATATGAAGCCGAAGTAAATGGATATTTTGCTAAGTTGTACACAGGGGAAATAACAGTTAACACAATGATAGATATCATGAAAAATCTATCATGCTCCCCTAAAGGATCGAAAAATAACGATATTTATAAATCGATGCTATTAATCTTATTTAATGAGTGCAAATTCTTTCCTAAGTATCCAGTAGAAGAATTAGATATAACTGCACAATTGTTTGGAAAATTAATTAAGCACAATTTATTGATATCATATGGTAATACTTTATCTGTTGtattaaaatgtattttagaagctttaaaaaaaggatCTGATTCTAaagtttttaattttggGATAACAGCATTAGAGCAATTTGAAGACTCTTTAATATGTTACCCTGCTTTTTTATCTTCCTTAATTCCACTACCCACTTTAAGGCAATATAATCCGCAATATATAATCCATTGCAgtgaattattaaatacaCTTCCAGAACAGTTTAGAACCCTTCCATATATAGACGCTTCAACAATACTTAAGATAAAACACATCTCTGAAATTAGTTCTTACAATAACATTTCTAATGCAAATATATCACATATACCTAACAAtgacattaaaaaaatatccgTAACAAAtgcaaataatttaaagaaTATCAACAATCTAGTTCCACATTTAACTACCATGGATGGGTCAAACCAAACTACTACTAATTTTATTACTCATAATAATCTtagtgataataatatcgAAAATAGTgtcaataataatataatttctgAAAAGCACAATGATAACAATACTGTTAACACTATTAATAACTCAAATCGAACAGATAACTACataagtaataataatcaaaCTCAATTCACCAATcttatgaataatattctGAAccaaaacaataataataactttaataatataaataatgataatatgctattatatattaacaatattCTACCAAACCTCTCAAATATAGtagataaaaatacaataccaccaaatataaataatttacaagccattaatagaaataatccattatataaaaataaaaacccCAATACCAATTTAAATGCTATATCAGgcattaataatattaacaatCTTAATAgtgcatataatataaaccTATTAGACAATAATACCTCTGCTAATATATTGTCAGCAAAATCAAACAGAgtttatcaaaataaaggttttattaatacaaaCGAACCAAGCCATATTAATAGGGACATCAATCTAGtaacaaataatatgacacaaaataaaaacttgAGTTCTACAAATCTTCTAAATAATACTAATCAAATTAGAatggatataaatatacctAGTGGTGGAAATAACTTTCAAAATATTCCtataaattcaaatatCATACgaaaagataataataaaaatgaaaataattatacaaGTGGTATTCCTCattctaataataaagataatgTTGAACAAATAAATGGATGTATAGAAGTATTTTATAATCAAGTTCAATTAAAATTACCTTCGAAtttaaattcaaaaaatattattggATTTGGCTTAGGTCAAATAGAATGCTTAATGGataatacacatatatCAAAAAGTATCATTATACCTTCTTCTGTGATTGTAGGAGAAATATTTAGTATATTCAATACTCTATGTTTACTTAACATcgatgaaaaaataaaaatattaaaagatgTTATGCAACCCGAATATTATAGTTGGCTAgctttttatattgtaaAATCGAGAGTTTCAAAAGAAGTCAACTTACATAATGTCTTTTTAGAATTCATTGATAAACTAAGCTATCCTATGCTTATAGAaactattattaatatgacTTATGACTATATactcattttatttaaatatataaatgaattaaaagaaGTTAGTGCATTCAGAACGGTACTCAAAAACTTAGGTTCGTGGTTAGGATTTATAACATTAGGTAGAAATAAACCAttaaaatcaaaaatattagatTTAAAATTAGTTTTATTTGAAGCTTATGATAAAGATTGTTTAGTATGTATATTACCAATGGTATGCAAAATATTAGAATCTATTAAATTATCCAAAAGTTTTAAACCGCCAAATCCATGGACTACAACTATGTTATGCTTATTAACAGAAATACATGAATTACCAAATgctaaaacatatattatatttgaagttgaagttttatttaaaaatctatcattaaatatacaagattatcaaaataaaactgTTCTATTAAGTAGAAGACCCCCACAAcataatcaaaaaaatgatttcaATATAGTCGattcaaataatacaaattcACCTCTTTTATCAACAAATATAGATATCAAATTACATTCTTTAAAACCAAATATCccaaattttatttcaactaatgataataatacaaacaGTATCAACAAtgtgaataataattactACAATATCACAAATTGGAATAATGCCAATTCTGGTATTGAAcctaataatatttccGAAAATGCACTATTAGAAGAATTTGAAAATcttactaaaaaaaataatcaaaataatagaatCATAAACCAAGACAAACctgattatataaataaaaacaataaccAACAATTactaaatttaaaaaatataatatctCATTGGAATGAATATaatgcaaataaaaataatccTTTACAAAATGATCAAATTTTAGTTTCTTCATTTCCTCCTCCAGATattaaatcaaataattcCACCACTTTCAATAAGGTATTTGATAGTATTTCTAAAGCATATAATTCAATAAACGAGCAAAcactaaataaaattgatcccaatattattaataactATAGTATTCCAAATTCATCTATAAATGCAAATATATCGGCTACCTCTAATGatcataataaaatgaataatagtaaattttttcaaaatctATGCAATGCTACAATTATATCTCCATCTATAGCTTTGTTTCAAATACAAccaaatttaaaaaaagttgtTCCCATAGCAGTTGATCGATCAATTAAAGAAATCATATCTGCAGTTTTAGAAAGATCTGTAACTATATCATGTATTACTACTCGAGAAATTATATCTAAAGATTTTTGTTTAGAAAAagatcaaaatataattcgAAAAGCATCACATATCATGACAGCATCATTAGCTGCATCACTTGCATTAGCCACATGCAAAGAACCATTAAGAATATCATTAACTCAAAATTTACGAGAATTATTACAACCCACAAGTACAAAAGATTGTAATGATCAGGTTTTGATAGAACAAGTTGTACAGGTACTTAGTGCAGATAATTTAGAATTAGGTTGCAATTTAATTGAACAAGCAGTTATTGAAAAAGCAATAACAGATATTAACGAAGCTTTAGCTCCAACTCTTTTAGCAAAACATAtaacaaatgaaaataataaaaaattaaatgattcTGTTAACATTATGAACagtaaaaaaatgcaaatcGAATTTGCAGAAATTTTAAACTTAGGAGTTCCCATAACAAATAATCAAttacaaatttataaagattttctaaatatgaaccctttaaaaaaattatattcttcTCCTAAACCATTAacattaatttataaaaatgcaGATGAAACAAATTCCATAAATACACAACAAAATGATCAACAATCATCTATTATTACTAAcgaaaatacaaaaaacgATATAATCCCTAATTTAGGAacaaacataaatatagattacaataatataaacaataattTAGAATTAAACCCAAATGAaagtaatataaaaattccACAACAAAATAAACCTCTTAATACATCAGCGATATCATCTAATCTTAATTTAAACaaagttttaaaaaaattagaacTCGCAACTAATCaattaaaagaaacaaTTAAAGATATACTCATGTTACCACcgatattatttaatattaataaaaaaaaaattattggtaatattaataaaattagtttatatattttatatagtCTATCGGTTGATGATAAtctatttaatttaatcaAGTCTATACCCGAAATAGCTTCATTAACAcatcataaaaatgaaactattatttcatatacAAATAGAATATGTAAATTCCTTTTTGAAATTGCATTACACAATTATAATAAGTCTCAGCAAGaatcaaaattaaatgatatgactggaatatatatggaagtgtttttgtgtatattagaaaaattaaaaattaaatgccCTATTGCAAAAGAACATATATCAACTTGTGTAATAAAAACTACAATGAGTCTACTAAATGCTCCAATTAATAACACAATCACAtcaaacaataataataataataaaactgAGGAAGACaatgttaataatattaaagattctgaaaaaaataattctcTGAACTCAATGATTTCAGAAATTTCTGAAAATACGCCCAATCAAAAAGCGAATGAATTAAACatagataataataaaactagCAACAACTATGAACAGTTTTATAAATCCAATGCGAATATTATAGCTGGATTAATTAGATATAACCTAATTGACATCGAccaatataaaatatttttagaaaatcAACTAGccaataaaattaataacaataatgcaataaaatttattatttttttgctaaaaaatattttaattgactttcacatatatagatataactattttaaaaatatttttgatcatcttaataatataataataactaactctaaagaaaatattattaatgaaCCCtcaaaaattaacaaagacattaaaataaataatatcattGATGTAAATgcaaacatattttataataacaatgatAACCCAATTGATATAATCTCAGCGATTAATGAGTTGACTAAAGAGGCTAAGCATATTcaagaaaaaacaaattctGTAATTTTTTCGGATTATTTTGAGCTATGTGATGAATTTTCTAAAACAGACGATGAAACTGAAAAAGAAGATCCAGAACCAGCTGACAGTCCAAATGATGATGCTAATAAAACttttatcaaattaaaAGTTGAAAAAGTTGAAACTAATTCAAATAACCCTGATATAGAATCCCAATTAAATCCCGAAGTTTCCCCTAAACATGGAGAAAcaaaattagaaaataaaaataaaaaaagcaaaaaaaataaggaaGAACAGAAGGACGATAGTACAACTATTGCAAAAACcgaattaaatgaaatatcCTTACCTCTCTCAAAATCTAAAGACAttccaaataaaaattcagacctaataaacaaaaaaaacactgaaaatataactgaaaaaattataactgATGAAAATggtattaataaaattgaaaaaaataaagaacatatcaatgataaaaatggggatataaaaaaaaatgaaaaaaaaaattataaaaaatatctacaaattttaatgaaCCCACAAAACTTAACAACACTAACACAAATTATCGATTTCTGTCTAAACAAAGATTGGAATATAatacaaacaaaaaaatataatgatggAATTAGAGATAAAGGTGTTGGTGGAGTTAGAATTGTTCCAAAGCCACAAAAAGTACCAAAACAACAACAACATATTATTAGTTCTATTTTTATGGAATGGGTTAAATTAAGTAAcatcaaaaatattgataatccaaatcaaatttatgtcaaattttttcaaaaaatatcaagCCAAGGTTTAttgcaaataaataattcagataatttttttacgACATGTATTTATAAGGCTATAGAAAAAGCAGAATTATTTCTTGATCCATATTCTGAAGATTTTGAAAGTTTTCAAAATGGAGAATCAAAAGAATTATTTACACATGTTTCTACAAATTTAACTAATTCAAATTATCTGAAAGCgaatgataataatgatacAAAAGGAATAGAATCCGAAACTGAATTACCTTCCGATCTTTTATCTAAACAAGGTGctcaaaatgaaaatttaaaacgAGAATACAATGAAAACGACTCAAATGtcgataaaaaaaatcaaaaaaaaacaaaccTTATTGAAGAAGAGACAGAAAATCCTAGCCATTCTAAggaaaaagataaaaaaaaaaaaaaaaaaaaaaatgaatatacaGATGCAAAATCTAAACCAACCGAAGAAACTGAAATtgacaaaaataaagatcAATATAAcgaaaaacaaaacaatgAAACTAACAAATATTGCGAAGATTCAGAAGACAATCTTACCGATGCTGTATCTACTAATTTAACTTTTAATTCTAACATCTcaaattatgaatattcattttctgatgatgataattctcattattttgtaaacaATAGTGATAGAAATAGTAGTAAtgcaaataaaatgaaaaataaaaaaaaagatactCTTAATTTCGTATACTCATCTATAAACAAATCAATGACTAATGATTCGACTTTAAATTCGGATAAAGATCTTGAAAAAAGTAAATTATATTCGGAGGTACTTAAAGAAAGTTGTGTTATTACTGATccaaataaagataaagCCGATGGAAACAATACGAcgaaaataacaaaaaatgaaacaaataacactaatttagaaaaagaaaagaaacGAAAATCAGAATCAAATAACCAAAATAATCTAAATGCCAAAATAGAAACACAAATTGACGATGATACAAAAAAAGATTTAGAAAAACGTACACAAATTACAAACATATTAGATACATCATCTATTGATGCACTAGCCAAAATGATAGTGTCAATGATGAAACTAGTAGACTCACAAAAAATTACaccatatttattattacaaaaagtaatgaatatattttgcagAATACTAGTATATGAAtgtcgaaaaaaaaaaaacaaatttaatcAAAGATCGTATTTTCGATTATTTTTATCGATTTTAATTGAAATAagtaaaaatgaaaaaaagcttgaatcatataataaatgtatattagCATTAGGGTATTATTTGCGTATATTAAATCCGTTAAGAGTCCCAATGTTTGTTTTTGCTTGGGTCGAATTAATAAGccataaattatttttaccaaaaatattacaaacATCAAAAGGttggtatatatataataaattaataatatatctatttgaatttttatatggatttctaaaaaattcatatttaaCACAACCAATTAAGTTATTATATAGAGCAACACtaagaatattattattattacttcATGATTTTCCAGAATTTTTGTGTGTATATagtttttcattttgtaaCTCAATACCTTTAAATTGTATGCAattaagaaatattattttatctgCTTTGCCAAGAAATACAAAATTGCCAAATCCGTTTAAtccaaatttaaaaattaatttattaccTGAAATTAAAACTGCACCAGTAATATTAAACAATTTCACATTTATACTCATtgattataaaattaaaaaaaatgttgatgaatattttataactaaaaatttgaaccatttaaaaaaaatacacaaaaaaattcttatcaaaaataaagttaaatcattttatttaaaatcgaaatataatatacctCTTCTAAATGCTttagttttatatattggtATGTCATTATCACcagaaatattattttttcaaaaaaatccTGAACTGCATCAGCATCCAGCTTTAGAAATTAtcttatatttaatttacaAATTAGATATGGaaggaaaatattatttgttagCATCAATTACTAACCATTTAAGATACCCCAACTCACAtactcattttttttcttctctATTATTATggatatttaatatatcaaaaacaGAAACTATCAAAGAACAAGTTACAGGAATATTGTTAGAACGCCTTATAGTTAATAAACCACATCCTTGGGGATTATTAGTAACATTTATGCAACTTATAAAAAACCCaatctttaatttttggaATTGCTCATTTGTTCGTGTTTCACCAGAAATAGAAACTCTTTTTAACACAATAGCCAACTCATGTATGCCAAATAAAACACAAAATCACACTACTACTCACAACTccaataataatgaaagtAATGGAAGTAATACTAACAATATCAACAAAGCCAACAACATGACTAACAAACCAAATGATTCCAACACATCTGCATATCAATATAATCTTAAGCATGAACATTTTCCTAACAGcgaatttaataaatatctctcaaatatttctaattccatacaaaataataaacaacCAATTttagatgaaaataaagacaaaataaaagaattctgtaataatataaatataaatcagTTAATGCAAAATTCTAACGagaaaattaatattaataatactGATTTAATTAGGAAAATTCTAAATTCAGAGAATgctaattttaaaaatcaTATTACAACTAATGGGGCTGCTACTATTCCTCACATTAATTCCATTCATCAATATGATATCAATTCACATACAAATGACATAACGAATAATATCAACCctaaacaaaatattattaataatatacacacatataatataaattctagtaataataacaacCTTTCTAATATGCCATTTTATAGAGATATTACAAATTTGAGTGGAACCAAAACAAATAACAATTCACACAATAATATTGAACTATCACAGGAAAATCAACTCATTAATAATTCCTACTATTTTCatgacaaaaatattatgttaGATTCacatttacaaaataatttgaatcagattaaaagaaatacgCGATTAAATACTTCACAAATacatgaaaataatgaaaacgattcaaataatattcaaaaacattttaatttcgaagcaaataataaattaacaGATCAAAATAACAGAGATTTCCTCAATTCAAATCACTTTTATGACTCAAAACCT